A section of the Scleropages formosus chromosome 12, fSclFor1.1, whole genome shotgun sequence genome encodes:
- the LOC108928581 gene encoding LOW QUALITY PROTEIN: collagen alpha-1(XVIII) chain-like (The sequence of the model RefSeq protein was modified relative to this genomic sequence to represent the inferred CDS: inserted 1 base in 1 codon), translating to MPTTRFWLGLVLCLLCTWTPQTFGDLGLSSTEGPPGPANSEGSGGEEPAQSLAGVGKQILDVANGIRDLVRTWDQEPNSKAPEITGAAPTAQPTDGPVTQQGGTIDVTGQAEVTSGETSPQSSTESQPGEWRTLTEETGTGSQPGSDPTHVTEQGLTIIVTRQPEVASMGTDLDNSTSQVQVVESQPGEGSGLITLPETTITVTRQPEVTSTGSDLHNSTFQEQGVGPEPGDGGLLREDNENGLQSVSESVNFTEQGVTISVTWQPEVTSVVPDQFNITGSGPGYEVPLREDSKNGSQSETKTKSGFDFDSASVSDSGSGFASVSESTSEVPSEPGSRSTPTSGFSLLETVAVTVVPTEAAEPAGLNESFPARKQLLEQGVEMVTFSQSGAAGKPNGTTMQNHTEGRTVSLPQLVGDPPPDGITQVFAPDSRPGYMFGPGAAQEQLARTHLPSPFYRNFSLLFFLQPSSPDAGMVLAITDTAQQLVLLGVKLSALEGSARQVLFYYTEPGSAQSRQAASFRVPALASGWSRFALSVAGNMITLYVNCDADPHFAHFVRSPSELELEAGASVFVGHAGGADPDRFLGVIGDLKVVGDPRAAERHCEEEEEEDDDSDVASGDSGSGDEDRSPVETVTPLSMRPIKEPPLTSKLLSQVDSTLRETGDEGERGGGASSGTQEEPVLTETGSTGIQYLGSKGDRGPPGPPGPPGPPGPPGPLSEVVTGGDGSGIQQAMGPRGLPGLPGPPGQPGPPGSNGEPGERGTDGTPGVVGPRGFPGTPGEAGAKGQKGERGEGHPGPRGPPGPPGPPGPPAGNRLTFVDMEGSGFPDPDSLRGPPGPPGPPGPPGLPSTAEPLGTPMIGPPGPPGKDGQPGHSGPPGNSGRPGAPGPVGKKGDRGDMGISGPAGQKGSQGPPGLPGRPGLDGLAGLPGPMGPPGPPGPPGPSRPHFYGDLDNVEGSALGPVGNGPRGPPGPQGVPGVAGVPGQPGKPGPPGEKGIQGRDGTPGLNGFPGPQGPKGEKGDKGEQGPPGRDGNSIPGPPGPPGXPGRVIYQTSDGGDKSESAELYLDGLTGQKGDMGPPGPAGPPGPPGHKGDIGLPGRPGRPGLNGNKGQKGEPAGGAGHGHPGPPGPPGPRAPPDRHRPRTGSPLTAPPRCIQVSPPHTWRRYSRAERSFRRDTHVPYFTRSPHYMRYQHQESVCHLFCFFHSFVFFIHSHSASPDYIIINVIPRADTCYKLNKLKQFMSRPPPPSALKGEKGDRGVPGVPGTPGDHYEGIYGIKSKQKGERGEPGSKGEKGEPGGGFYGPQYAGVQGVPGPPGPPGPRGESIRGPPGPQGPPGTPGVGYAGQPGYPGPPGPPGPPGPASLPGAYRPTHSISLPGPPGPPGPPGAPGPISGVLVLRSFAAMGATARRQAEGTLIYVADRTDLYVRVGDGFRQVTLGEYKAFPGDLGNEVAAVQTPTDAHYSQDSFTNGREPGPDSYRPDTRPPHEHGYSRDPIPLDPHRYASGPQRGPGRPENQPANHVHAAGPGLHLIALNTPLTGSMRDIRGVDFLCFRQARAAGLKGTFRAFLSSRLQDIHSVVRKSDRDRVPIVNLRDEVLFDSWESIFSDAEGKMKDHVPIYSFDGRDLISDSAWPLKMVWHGSSARGQRRPDGYCETWRTDSREARGTASSLQERRLLQQMSSSCSSSYAVLCIENSYVPQYSR from the exons ATGCCCACAACACGGTTCTGGCTGGGACTGGTCCTCTGCTTGCTCTGCACATGGACCCCACAGACCTTCGGGGACCTGGGCCTGTCCTCCACGGAGGGTCCTCCAGGCCCGGCAAATAGCGAGGGCTCTGGAGGGGAGGAACCAGCGCAAAGCCTGGCTGGGGTGGGGAAGCAGATCTTAGACGTGGCCAATGGGATTCGGGACCTGGTGCGGACATGGGACCAGGAGCCGAACAGCAAGGCTCCAGAAATCACTGGTGCCGCACCGACAGCCCAACCAACTGATGGACCTGTGACTCAGCAGGGAGGAACCATCGATGTTACCGGGCAAGCAGAGGTCACTTCAGGGGAAACCAGTCCACAGAGCAGCACTGAATCTCAACCTGGGGAATGGAGAACATTGACAGAAGAGACTGGAACTGGATCCCAGCCTGGTTCTGATCCTACGCATGTGACTGAACAGGGACTCACCATTATTGTTACCAGGCAACCAGAGGTTGCGTCTATGGGAACTGATCTGGATAACAGCACCTCACAAGTGCAGGTTGTAGAATCTCAACCTGGAGAAGGATCTGGACTCATAACTTTACCGGAAACAACCATCACTGTCACTCGGCAACCGGAGGTCACGTCTACGGGAAGTGATCTTCATAACAGCACTTTTCAAGAACAAGGTGTAGGGCCTGAGCCCGGGGATGGGGGATTGTTGAGGGAGGACAATGAAAATGGACTCCAGTCTGTTTCTGAATCTGTAAATTTTACTGAACAGGGTGTGACCATCAGTGTAACTTGGCAGCCAGAAGTCACTTCTGTTGTGCCTGATCAGTTCAACATCACTGGATCTGGACCTGGGTATGAGGTACCGCTGAGGGAGGACAGCAAAAATGGATCCCAGTCTGAGACCAAAACTAAATCAGGATTTGACTTTGACTCTGCATCAGTATCTGATTCCGGCTCTGGTTTTGCTTCTGTGTCTGAATCTACATCTGAAGTCCCATCTGAACCTGGATCCAGGTCCACACCTACATCTGGCTTCTCTCTGTTGGAGACTGTAGCTGTCACGGTTGTCCCCACTGAAGCTGCAGAACCTGCTGGCCTCAATGAGAGCTTCCCTGCTAGGaagcagctgctggagcaggGTGTGGAGATGGTCACCTTCTCCCAGAGTGGTGCTGCTGGCAAGCCTAATGGGACGACTATGCAGAATCACACGG AAGGAAGGACCGTGTCCCTCCCGCAACTGGTCGGAGACCCACCCCCAGATGGCATTACCCAAGTGTTTGCACCTGACAGCCGCCCAGGCTACATGTTTGGTCCAGGAGCAGCCCAAGAGCAGCTGGCACGCACACACCTGCCCAGCCCCTTCTACCGCAACTTCTCGCTGCTCTTCTTCCTGCAGCCCTCGTCCCCAGATGCGGGCATGGTGCTGGCTATCACCGACACTGCTCAGCAGCTTGTCCTCCTGGGCGTCAAACTGTCTGCCCTGGAAGGGAGCGCTCGCCAGGTCCTGTTCTATTACACGGAGCCCGGCTCGGCTCAGTCCCGTCAGGCAGCCAGCTTCCGCGTGCCCGCGCTGGCCTCTGGCTGGAGCCGATTCGCCCTGTCGGTCGCCGGCAACATGATCACCCTCTATGTGAACTGCGACGCTGACCCCCACTTTGCGCACTTTGTGCGCTCCCCCAGCGAACTGGAGCTCGAGGCTGGTGCAAGTGTGTTTGTGGGCCACGCCGGAGGAGCCGACCCCGACAGGTTCCTG GGTGTCATAGGAGACCTGAAGGTGGTGGGAGACCCCCGAGCAGCAGAACGACactgtgaggaggaggaggaggaagatgatgactCAGATGTG GCCTCAGGTGACTCTGGGAGTGGTGATGAGGACAGGAGCCCAGTGGAAACG GTAACGCCTCTGTCCATGCGTCCCATCAAAGAACCCCCTTTGACCTCAAAGTTACTCTCACAAGTGGACTCCACGCTAAGGGAGACAG GAGACGAGGGCGAGAGAGGAGGCGGAGCTTCGTCGGGGACGCAGGAAGAGCCCGTCCTCACAGAAACG GGAAGTACCGGCATTCAGTACCTGGGTTCAAAGGGTGACCGTGGCCCACCGGGACCACCCGGACCACCCGGCCCCCCCGGCCCACCAGGGCCTCTGTCGGAGGTGGTGACGGGTGGTGACGGTTCAGGGATCCAGCAAGCGATGGGACCCAGGGGGCTGCCAGGGCTTCCGGGCCCTCCAGGTCAACCTGGACCTCCGGGGTCCAACGGAGAGCCG GGGGAGCGTGGTACAGACGGGACTCCG GGGGTTGTGGGACCCAGAGGATTCCCAGGAACGCCAGGGGAGGCAGGCGCCAAAGGCCAAAAA GGAGAGCGCGGTGAGGGGCATCCGGGCCCTCGGGGGCCCCCAGGGCCTCCTGGACCACCGGGACCCCCTGCGGGCAACAGACTG ACCTTTGTGGACATGGAGGGCTCAGGCTTTCCTGACCCGGACAGCTTACGC GGACCGCCTGGACCCCCCGGGCCCCCAGGACCTCCTGGCTTACCAAGCACAGCAGAACCACTTGGAACCCCAATGATTGGGCCCCCCGGCCCCCCAGGAAAGGACGGCCAGCCG GGTCACTCTGGCCCACCTGGGAACAGTGGACGTCCAGGGGCCCCGGGGCCAGTAGGAAAGAAG GGGGACCGTGGGGACATGGGCATCTCTGGGCCAGCAGGACAGAAG GGCTCCCAGGGACCACCAGGTCTTCCAGGTAGACCAGGACTAGACGGATTGGCTGGGCTTCCGGGACCCATGGGACCCCCTGGTCCACCGGGCCCACCAGGACCCTCCCGTCCCCATTTCTACGGAGACttg GACAACGTAGAGGGTTCTGCGCTGGGTCCAGTTGGAAATGGACCAAGGGGACCGCCGGGTCCACAG GGTGTCCCAGGAGTAGCTGGTGTACCTGGCCAGCCG GGCAAACCTGGGCCACCGGGGGAGAAAGGCATCCAGGGGAGGGACGGCACACCGGGACTCAACGGCTTCCCTGGGCCACAG GGCCCAAAGGGCGAGAAAGGAGACAAAGGAGAGCAA GGGCCACCTGGTCGAGACGGTAACAGCATCCCAGGGCCACCTGGCCCCCCCG CCCCAGGACGCGTAATATACCAGACGTCAGATGGC GGTGACAAGAGTGAGAGCGCAGAACTGTACCTGGATGGACTGACGGGGCAGAAG GGAGACATGGGGCCTCCAGGACCAGCTGGACCTCCA GGGCCTCCAGGACACAAGGGGGACATTGGACTCCCGGGCAGACCG GGTCGTCCAGGGCTGAACGGGAACAAAGGTCAGAAAGGAGAGCCGGCCGGAGGAGCGGGACACGGACACCCG GGGCCCCCCGGACCACCAGGACCCCGGGCCCCCCCGGACCGCCACCGTCCACGGACGGGTTCGCC TTTGACGGCGCCACCCAGGTGCATCCAGGTGAGTCCGCCGCACACCTGGAGACGGTACAGTAGAGCCGAACGCTCGTTTCGAAGAGATACGCACGTGCCGTACTTTACCCGCTCCCCACATTACATGCGCTACCAGCACCAGGAGTCTGtctgtcatttattttgttt ttttcattcatttgtattcTTCATTCATAGTCACTCAGCAAGCCCAGATTATATCATAATAAATGTGATACCTAGAGCAGACACTTGTTACAAACTCAACAAATTGAAGCAATTTATGtcgcgtcccccccccccatcagccttgaaaggagagaaaggagacCGAGGAGTTCCCGGCGTTCCTGGGACACCAG GTGATCATTACGAAGGCATTTACGGGATCAAG AGCAAGCAGAAAGGAGAAAGGGGGGAGCCGGGATCCAAGGGCGAGAAGGGAGAGCCAGGTGGAGGATTCTACGGCCCCCAATACGCTGGGGTCCAAGGCGTGCCGGGACCTCCGGGGCCACCA GGGCCGAGGGGAGAATCCATCAGGGGACCTCCTGGTCCACAGGGGCCACCAGGGACCCCTGGGGTTGGTTACGCTGGACAACCAGGATATCCTGGGCCTCCAGGGCCCCCTGGGCCTCCAGGCCCCGCATCGTTGCCTGGAGCTTACAGGCCCACACACA GCATCAGTCTCCCCGGGCCCCCGGGGCCACCCGGCCCCCCCGGAGCTCCGGGGCCCATTTCTGGG GTGCTGGTCTTGAGATCCTTTGCTGCCATGGGGGCCACTGCGCGGAGGCAAGCTGAGGGGACGCTCATATACGTAGCGGACAGGACCGACCTCTACGTTCGAGTTGGAGATGGCTTCCGACAAGTCACG CTTGGCGAGTACAAGGCGTTCCCTGGAGACTTG GGCAACGAGGTGGCGGCCGTGCAGACACCTACCGACGCGCACTACTCCCAGGATAGCTTTACCAACGGTAGAGAACCGGGGCCGGACAGCTACCGCCCAGACACCCGACCACCCCACGAACACGGATACAGCCGGGATCCCATCCCCCTGGACCCCCACAGATACGCGAGCGGGCCGCAGAGAGGCCCTGGACGTCCCGAGAACCAGCCTGCTAACCACGTTCACGCAGCGGGACCAGGA CTGCACCTCATTGCCCTCAACACACCTCTAACAGGAAGCATGCGAGATATCAGGGGCGTGGACTTCCTGTGCTTCCGGCAGGCACGCGCCGCAGGTCTGAAAGGCACTTTCCGCGCTTTCCTGTCCTCCAGGCTGCAGGACATCCACAGCGTTGTCCGCAAGTCAGACAGGGACCGCGTGCCCATCGTCAACCTGCGG GATGAAGTTCTCTTTGACAGCTGGGAGTCCATCTTCAGTGATGCTGAGGGGAAGATGAAGGACCACGTACCCATTTACTCCTTCGACGGCAGAGATCTCATCAGTGACAGTGCCTG GCCGCTCAAGATGGTGTGGCACGGCTCGAGCGCCAGAGGTCAGCGGCGGCCGGACGGATACTGCGAGACGTGGCGCACGGACAGCCGGGAGGCCAGGGGCACGGCCTCCTCCCTGCAGGAGCGGCGCCTCCTCCAGCAGATGTCAAGCAGCTGCTCGAGCTCCTATGCCGTGCTGTGCATCGAGAATAGCTACGTACCACAGTACAGCAGATAG